In Eremothecium gossypii ATCC 10895 chromosome V, complete sequence, the genomic stretch CTGCCCTGCATGTCGTCCCACACACAAGGGCGTCACTGCCAGTGGtaccaccagcagcagggaCCGCACATGCAGGGCGTATACCACGGACGGTCAATCCGCAGACTCCTGGACCACATTACAGATCTGAAGTACATGCTGCTAGATTCGATGCAGAATGGGATGGACGTCGAAGAGCATTGCTTTGTTCGCGAACAGCTTATGCATCTTATCCAGATTGTGCCCCACGTGCATCTATCGCCGACTCCGAACCGCATGCAGCTGCAGGTTGTCGAGGAGCACAAAGGACTGGAGCGGCTGGCCCCGGCAGTCCAGGTCCAACTACCCTCAATTCGCTCTCTGATCCCGGGCAACGAGGGCACAGAGTCCGTGCCACAGGCCCCAGTTACTCCCGAGGACATCAGCCCCTCTACTTCAGTGACGCACGCGCAACATGCACACGGCGATAATGTACCTAGGGGCGAGGGTTTCCAGTTCCGTGCACATGTCCCTCCACCGCCGTTTTCGGCGGCAATGTCAGCGTCATCTGCCAAGGCTGACACCGCCTCTACGGCGATAGCCACTTCAGCTGCGGTATATGCGGATATCGAACAGCTATCAAGTGCTGACAAGCGTCAAAAAGGCGTCAGAAACCAGTGCCCTGTTTGCGGAAAGGTCTGCCATAGGCCCTCTTCGTTGCGAAACCATATGTACATACACACGGGAAGAAGGCCATTCCTGTGCGAGTGGCCGGGGTGCGAGAAACGCTTTAACGTCAAAAGCAACATGGTTAGGCATTATCGCCTGCACCAGCTACAGCGAGGTAAGGAGGGGCAGGTTTGACTATTTGCATCGTATCCACGCTCGCGTACTTTCGGACTTTCTGTGGCCACTGATGCTTGACTGTTGCAATGCCATGACAATGAAACAGCACCATGCTGTGAACCATTCTTCCCAAGCTGCATGCACAAACGCGTCAAAACAATGTGGATGCCCGCCCGAGAATGCCACTCTTTCGGAAGACTCTGCGCAAATGCTCACGGCAAGCTACGATCTCAAAGCGCGGCTAGCGCTCGAACAATTATCCCCGCTACGCGCGTGCCGCTCTGTAACGATAACCACTTCTGGGCCTTCAAGATACTCGTGTGCGGTGCAGCCCGCCGGACGTCTCAAACGGGAGTCCGCGCCGTAGAAGGTGTATGGAACCTGCTATTGTGTACTTTCCATAAAGCGTATATCAGTCTCCATTTTCACTCTATGCGCCACCGTGTTGCCGTGTTGAGAGGATCGTCGTAGGGATCATGGTTGCCCATAACTTCGATTGCTGCTGCTATTATTGCCTGCAGTTCGTTCAACTCTGCGCAGCATTCTCGGAAGACTGGCACCGATGCGGAAGCGCACGCATATCGTCCGCCGCACCAAACTGCCGATGGGCTTACAGTATAGCGCACTTGCGAAGAATGGCATATCATCTGCAAGACAAGTGGCCCTATATAGTTCTCTTATTGTCTTCCCATACAACGTACTTGACGTTAGCAGCTAAGAACTTATGTATAGCCAATTGGGAAAATCTCTTACAAAGCAAAAGACGGAGAAAACGTGCCTGATGTGCCTTACAATTCCCACCGAAAGCACTGCTCTCATGATATCGATAATTACGGAAGGGTGCTGTTCTATGTGTGGTATTTATGTCAGCTGATGGTGGAAGGCGGAGCGGGAGCGCGGCAACGGATCGGACGCTGCCGACTCGGACTTGATAAAATCGCTGATAGTATCTGGAGTTGGCCGAATATAGATGTTCGACCGGAATAGTAACGAACGATCTTCGTGGCCGCTCCGCGCGTCACTGAGCGCGAGCGGCATACAAGATTACAAACAATGTAGTACAGGAATGCAGGAGGCCGCGCTACATGCAGTTCAGCGCAGCCATCCGAATGGCAAAGAAGGAGAATGCCAGGCTCAGGACGTGCACGGGAACCACTTGAAGTCGCGCTCTTCTGCTGACCAAGAATCTCGCCACCGGAAGAAGTTTCTGCTTTCCACAATGCGGAGTTCCATTTTCAACATCGAAGGGGCGTGTCCGATGACTGCCCGTGACTTGACAGCAGACATCTGACGCGTGTTCTCCAATACCTGCTGGACGATATTTAGAGCCCAATTAATATCCTCGGCAAAATTGCGCTGTTTCTGCAGTAGGGAGCCATAGGCGctgtgcagcagcagcgcggaGAAGAGGTCGCCCACGCCTGTGAAGTAGGAGTCGATGAGAGGGACCCTGTAGAAGTTGCATGCAGAGCCGCGGACTGACGCAACGCAATATACATGGTCGGGATCCGCGAACACCGATGGGGACAGCGACGTGACCACAATAATTGGGACGTGGCGATGTATGCTCTTGATTGCACCTTCCAGTTCCTGGAGGCTTGCGATTTTCCTGCCGTGTAGCAACTCCATTTCAAATTGATTCGGCGTGAGTATGTCGACGCTGCCAGATTCTACAAGCTCTCTGTATGCGGGCACCACGTCCTTGTCCACGTAGAGCTGGTCTTCATCGCCCATCACCGGGTCCATCAGCCACAGCAGCCGACTATTCTGCCTTTTGAGCTGCTGGTAATAATAGCCCATTGTGCGTACAGAATGGCTATTCGGTAGGTAACCGGAAAGTATACCGTCATACTGGGAACCGGTTGATGCCAGGCTCAAAACTCCGTTGAAGAGACACTCCAGTTCACTGGAACTGGTAACGGAACCAAACACCTTGTCTATCCCGTACCCCGTGTGGTTAGAGAACTGCACGGAGTTAACACAGTCAACGTCCCAGCCGAGGTATTGAAGAGGGAACGTGGCCGCTTTGTTGCCGACATAACCATGCACTACGTGCGACTGCGTAGCTAGGACACGCGGCATCTCGATACGCAGCTCTTGGACCTGCCGGCACGAGGTGCGCGTGGCCTAGTGTTTATGCTGGAGCTGCGGGCTCCGTGTGGTCACGTGtctatcacgtgaccacaTCAAGCTTTCGGCATTGAGCACGGGCGCCGGGTGCCGAGATGCGGGGCTACCTGCAGTCACCTCGATCGGGGACGAGATGCAGCATTCAGTGTCCCGTTCCACATCACCAGATGCTCGTCATTCCACTTGATGTGAATGGGACGATTCATACGCAGAACACATTGTCTCCGGCGCTCTATCTTCGCGGCTGCGCGAATTTGCAGATCCGCGTACGATCAAGAGGGAAGGTCCGGCGAGTACCTACGAAGTACGGACAAAGCCCTTCGCCCGAGTAAGCCAGCCATTGTCTGGCAGATATATATGTGAAACGTTTGCACGCATGGCTACCGTGAAAATGCGCTATGGCCAGCGGCAGGCAACATGTCGATCCAGCTGGCCATATCCTTCTGCGTAGCAATCTAGCTCAGAAAAATGCCGTCATGCTGCAGATGTGGTATGCACATCTGCGTCACTTTAGGCCGTATAGAACCGAGAATCATGCCTCTACATACCGCTGGCTGCCTATACTCTTTGCCGTGAGATGCGTCCGCATCGACTCTCGCCATCCTTCTTTTACCAGCGTTGTGGCGCAGTGGAAGCGCGCAGGGCTCATAACCCTGATGTCCCTGGATCGAAACCAGGCAACGCTACTTTTTTCCCTGCTGCGTAGAGCCATGACCGCGTGATGACATAGCTACGGAGGCACCGCGGGAATTGGGTTTAGCGCGGGTGCTGCTCGGGACGGTATAATGCCGTCTGGCATTGCACAAGCACTAGACGCGAATGGAAAGCACCTCTCCCCTTGTACTTAGAATTTCGCACCGCAATGAGCGACAGCATACAGGAGTTCTTGAATGTGCAGCTGATCCAAAACTGCCAGTTGGCGACCGTGACGGACCTGGCGGATAAATTTGGTCTGGACGCGGGCGCAGCAAAGAGCGCGCTCCTGGCATATCACTCTGCCACCAAGAATAAAGAGGTACATCGGCTTATTGTATGCGTGTACAGCACAGGAACAATTCGGGTGGTCTGcgatgatgatgatgtGCCCAGGGAAGACCTGGCTGATGTGTTCCTGTACGGTTTGAGCCCATCAAGCAGCTTGGCCATCTCCGCGAACGTGCGCAGTAACCCCACGCTGAGGAACCCGTATACGCTGGTGGCAGTGCCTGATGATGAGGCTGCGGCCGAGCCACCGCAACGATCACGGACACAGGCTGCGGATGCAGGGCCGCGCCCCAACCTGCGCGGGAACCAGACATACCCTGCCGCAGCCAAACCTTCCCCTTCCAAGGCAGGGACGGCACAGGCCAAAGCGGGTAAGTTCGATAGTGGATTACGTTCTACAGCCATCATTGCACGCATGCGCGAAGACAgggagaagaaggagcgCGAGAGACAGGAGGAGCTCAAGAAACGCCGCCAGAAGAGTACAATTGTTACAGAGGAAAAGAAACTGCAGATCGCCAAGTTAGCGCAGCTGTTTGACGGCGACTCCGACAGCGGTGACGAGGAAATGGATGGCCGCGACGAAGAGACGGTGCTTGCCCCCCTGCCACCCGTTTCCGCGCCCGATGTtgctgcaccagctgctgcgccagaTCAAACCCTCGATCTagaggcgctgctggacacCACCGCGGATGAATCGCTGCTATCGATACATCCAGATCAGAATTCCCCCACGCGAGGATCGCAAGATCATGCGAGTACATTGACGTCGCTCGACGCACAGCCACAGAGCACTACAGATGAGGACGGCTACCTCGTTACCACTAAGATCCTGCCATCAGCACCGCCGGCGGCGTTGCCTTCAGGCGCCAAGAGACCCGCGCAACGCGCCGGAGGTCCTCCCTCAAAGAGCGCGAAGACAGCGCCTGCTTCAAAGAAGGTCCAATCCTCTTTGATGAACTTCTTCAAGAAGAAATAGCACACAGGCATTCGCATCCGATCCATAGTGGCATACCAGCGGGTATCAGCTGCAACCAAGATACGGCGTCAGCATTAGACATCACGTGATGTTACCCGGTTATCGTGAACAATGATATCATAACTTTCAAGCTGGCTGGGTAGCATTGTAAAGGGGGCTTTCCAAACATTTCACATACCGCAACCGACGTTATAGAGGCCTGTATCCAGCGGATAAATAAGTATCAATAAGCTCCAACAAGTTTAAATAATCATGAGTGAGTTGTGTCCGGTCTATGCTCCATTTTTTGGCGCTATTGGTTGTGCTGCGGCGATAGTGTTCACGTCTTTCGGTGCTGCGTATGGTACTGCTAAATCCGGTGTGAGCATTTGCGCGACATGTGTTCTAAGGCCAGATTTGCTATTCAAAAACATCGTGCCAGTGATTATGGCGGGTATCATTGCAATCTACGGGTTGGTGGTGTCTGTTTTGGTGTGTTACTCTTTGGGTCAGAAACAAGCATTGTACACTGGTTTCATACAGCTTGGTGCCGGGTTGTCCGTCGGGCTCAGTGGGCTTGCTGCGGGGTTTGCTATCGGAATTGTGGGTGATGCGGGTGTGCGTGGAAATGCGCAGCAGCCTCGTCTATTTGTGGGTATGATtttgattttgatttttGCTGAAGTCTTGGGTTTGTACGGCTTGATCGTGGCTTTGTTGTTGAACTCCAGAGCGACTCAAGATGTCACCTGTTAGACTGGCTCACTAGCGTGCCAAAATAGTTTACAAATTTGGAGGTACTTTGCAGCTGGAAATTCTTGTGCAATACACCAAAGGCTTCTGTTGTCATTCATTGTATGTACTGAGTTAGAAAGCATATTCCGCGTTCCATGTTAGGTAATTTACCGCCGCATTTATATAGTAGTCGTTGATTCCTAATACGCTACGAAAATTCCAAAGTTGCGTGGCCTACCTATGGTGATACATATCTAGTCCGAAGGACTAGGCCGCTCACATAAATTGGTGACAGAGCTTGAGACTAAGCTTTGTCCTGATCGCGTTTATGAGATTTAGAGGGTCTTTTGGTAGTGTGTCGACCTTTACAAGAAGTTCTTTGTACATGGCAGTCGTTATTTCATCGGGACGGTCATGGAACTGTTCTAGTGCCTTTATAACCCGAAGGACATCCTGTTCTTTGAACATCTTGCTTTCATCCTGCAAGAATAGAGGGTATAGAAAGCGCCCAATTAGTAGTATCAGATACTGAGGAGGTAAATAAGTGAATTCTATCAGTGATAGCAGTAGCTCCAGCGCTTCAGCCCACCTGCCGTCTTCAGTGGCCCGGAAAAAATTGAAGAGTACAGCGTAAGGTGAAAGTGACTGTTTCATAGCAGGGGTGACCATTACCTCTACAAGCTCTTTTGGTA encodes the following:
- a CDS encoding C2H2-type zinc finger protein (NOHBY506; Weak homolog in Saccharomyces cerevisiae YPR013C; Similar to Ashbya gossypii ADR308C) — encoded protein: MIFPIRYLYVSLAQFSAHENRALVALGYLQEEHTLGVEPQIVMFHEPVSHPRSDYAFSDSVKLLPCMSSHTQGRHCQWYHQQQGPHMQGVYHGRSIRRLLDHITDLKYMLLDSMQNGMDVEEHCFVREQLMHLIQIVPHVHLSPTPNRMQLQVVEEHKGLERLAPAVQVQLPSIRSLIPGNEGTESVPQAPVTPEDISPSTSVTHAQHAHGDNVPRGEGFQFRAHVPPPPFSAAMSASSAKADTASTAIATSAAVYADIEQLSSADKRQKGVRNQCPVCGKVCHRPSSLRNHMYIHTGRRPFLCEWPGCEKRFNVKSNMVRHYRLHQLQRGKEGQV
- the BUD16 gene encoding putative pyridoxal kinase BUD16 (Syntenic homolog of Saccharomyces cerevisiae YEL029C (BUD16)) — translated: MPRVLATQSHVVHGYVGNKAATFPLQYLGWDVDCVNSVQFSNHTGYGIDKVFGSVTSSSELECLFNGVLSLASTGSQYDGILSGYLPNSHSVRTMGYYYQQLKRQNSRLLWLMDPVMGDEDQLYVDKDVVPAYRELVESGSVDILTPNQFEMELLHGRKIASLQELEGAIKSIHRHVPIIVVTSLSPSVFADPDHVYCVASVRGSACNFYRVPLIDSYFTGVGDLFSALLLHSAYGSLLQKQRNFAEDINWALNIVQQVLENTRQMSAVKSRAVIGHAPSMLKMELRIVESRNFFRWRDSWSAEERDFKWFPCTS
- the POL32 gene encoding DNA polymerase delta subunit POL32 (Syntenic homolog of Saccharomyces cerevisiae YJR043C (POL32)) — its product is MSDSIQEFLNVQLIQNCQLATVTDLADKFGLDAGAAKSALLAYHSATKNKEVHRLIVCVYSTGTIRVVCDDDDVPREDLADVFLYGLSPSSSLAISANVRSNPTLRNPYTLVAVPDDEAAAEPPQRSRTQAADAGPRPNLRGNQTYPAAAKPSPSKAGTAQAKAGKFDSGLRSTAIIARMREDREKKERERQEELKKRRQKSTIVTEEKKLQIAKLAQLFDGDSDSGDEEMDGRDEETVLAPLPPVSAPDVAAPAAAPDQTLDLEALLDTTADESLLSIHPDQNSPTRGSQDHASTLTSLDAQPQSTTDEDGYLVTTKILPSAPPAALPSGAKRPAQRAGGPPSKSAKTAPASKKVQSSLMNFFKKK
- the VMA3 gene encoding H(+)-transporting V0 sector ATPase subunit c (Syntenic homolog of Saccharomyces cerevisiae YEL027W (VMA3)), which codes for MSELCPVYAPFFGAIGCAAAIVFTSFGAAYGTAKSGVSICATCVLRPDLLFKNIVPVIMAGIIAIYGLVVSVLVCYSLGQKQALYTGFIQLGAGLSVGLSGLAAGFAIGIVGDAGVRGNAQQPRLFVGMILILIFAEVLGLYGLIVALLLNSRATQDVTC